The DNA region CCCATTCCTTCTCATTCAATTCAAGTGTGGATGGAACTTGAGGGTCGGCAAGATCAGTGCCTCCCGGAGGCGGAGAGGGAGAAGAAAGGCCAGAAGAGGAAGCTCGAACACCGTCAGATCTACGTTTCTCCCACCCTATTCTCCGACGTCTTGGATCACGTTTCAATTCTCCACTCCACTTTCTCCTCCAATGATTCCGATCGAGCTGCTGCTAAGCGCGCCACTCACGCCCTCGCCGATCTTGCTAAAAACGGTATTCATTTATTCCTTTCCTTCATTCCATCGTTCAATTGCGCTGATTCATTCATTCGTTTTGCAGAGGAAGTTGTCAATGTCATCGTTGAAGGAGGCGCCGTTCCGGCTTTGGTTAAGCATCTTCAACCGCCTCCTTTACCGGAAAATGACCGCATCATCATGCCGTTTCAACACGAGGTTGAGAAAGGGAGTGCGTTCGCACTCGGTCTTCTTGCCGTTAAGGTAACTTCACTTTTCTGCTTTCTCGTTGTGACTATTAGTATTTCTTAGGAATCATTACACCTGAACTTGTTTATGCTTCCAATTCTCCAATTTGCTCAACTCTATAGTACTCATGTTTGATATCATTCTCCAAACTCAGATTAAGCTTACTAGCTTTGTTTCAAATGCTATTTATTCcctttttcaaaataaaatcgtGTGCTTAGTTTATTTTGGCTAAATGATGTGAACGATTTTGGAAGCTTCAAAGATAATGCCAGGGGGAGGTCTAATTTGTCATGTAATTCCGAACCTGATCTAGCTTTTTTTGTTTCCAAATGCCTTCTACAGCCAGAACATCAACAGCTCATCGTTGACAATGGTGCCTTGAAGCATCTTGTTGATCTTTTGGAGAGGCATAATGATGGCTTAACGTCTCGGGCCATTGCTAGTCTAATTCGTAGGGCTGCAGATGCCATTACGAATCTTGCTCATGAGAACAGCAGTGTTAAAACCCGAGTCAGGTTTGCTTCTTCAAGGACTTCCACGTAATACATACATTTAGTCTGAATTGTTACGAACTTGTGATTATCTGGAGTTAATTTGTAGGATGGAAGGTGGGATTCCACCTCTTGTTCATTTGCTTGAATTTGCCGATATAAAGGTGCAAAGAGCAGCTGCTGGTGCATTGAGAACTCTGGCCTttaaaaatgatgaaaataaaaaccaagtACGTGGTCTTTTGCTGAAAGTTTGATATATATATTGACTTCCAtttccatatgatatgagtaaGTCATATAACATCTTGACTTGTCAGATTGTTGAATGCAATGCGCTTCCGACTCTGATTCTAATGCTCCGTTCGGAAGATGCTGCTATTCATTATGAAGCGGTATTGCTTTTGTAACCCTAATTTATACCTGCTTAATGTTGCAATATTGTTGAGTTTGGTCTTTACACTTATCTTACCGGGGAcatcaatgtttttttttttgtaccaCAGGTTGGTGTGATTGGAAATCTGGTCCACTCTTCCCCTAATATAAAAAAAGAAGTTCTTCTTGCTGGAGCCTTACAACCTGTTATTGGATTGCTTAGGTATAATCTCAGCTTAGACCTGGAAAACCACAGTGATCTCTTTACCCCTTTCCAAACCCTGCCCTCAATTTGTAATGGTGTTATAATATCTCTGAAGTTCCTATTTTTCTTGGCAACACATATACTGCTGAAAAGGATATATATCTATTAACCTATGGTGATGATGTTTTATCTAACAGCTCCTGTTGCTCTgaaagtcagagggaagcagccTTATTACTTGGACAGTTTGCAGCAACTGATTCAGACTGCAAGGTAAGCACAAACTTTAGTTTCTAATTACATCTTTGTGACTTGTCTCAAGGGTACGGGAGTGGGAGGTAGAGAGGGAAACGACCTTGACACCTCTTGCCTATACTTAATGATTAGATGTGGAAGAGGGGTGGGAAAAGGCAACAATAGACGCCTGAACTTTAGTTTGGAGCAATTATTTTATAACTGCATCTTAAAAGGCTGGGTTCTTTGTGCTATTTAATTCTTTATAGGTAGGTGTTAGCTACTGGGTCGATGCTTCACGTATTGTGCGGCACCATTTTTAATTCTCACGTTCTCTCATTTGGTTTTTGTAGATTCACATTGTACAGAGAGGTGCTGTACGACCTTTGATAGAGATGCTTCAGTCCCCTGATGTTCAGCTCAGAGAAATGTCTGCCTTTGCATTGGGAAGATTGGCTCAGGTAACTGTTTTCCTTGTCTTTTCCatgttataacttataattCACGTGTGTAAGTTGAGTAGGTAAAATTATCATTATATCTATGAAAAATATTTGTTGGTCTTTTTCCTCTTTCTAACGTAGTTTTTGAATCCATAACATATATATACTCTAAAGATTTCCATCTTTGTGTTAGACCATAGTTATCGAATTGTGATTCGTATTGTGTATCGGAAGACCCTAATTTTTGAATCATTAATCATATCGTTTAATGTATCATAAGATGCAGATACAAAAAATTTAAGTCATAAATTGAATAACAAACTGATATATCATATAAATACttcaaaataatcaaatatccaagccaaaaaaaaaaataagaagaaaaatagttaGTGGTTGCACGAAGTTCAAGTGGTAAACACTTAACCCCTCAAAAACAAATGCAAGAATAGAGCACGTGAATAAGGGGGGACTGAGTGGTGCTGAAGAACAAAGGGCGGGGTACTAGGTTAACCAATTGGTGACAGGGGCGGGGGGAAATGGTGTTAAAGAACATGGGTGGGAGACCAAGCGGTGATAGAAAAACAAATCAGTCCCTGTTTGCAAGGAAGAAAGTGGTGCACATGAGAAGGTTGAGGTTGGACCAAATTAGAGTATTGTTTATAGTATTTTTTAACTTTGGTCATTAGGAGTTGAAgacttttgaaaagaaaattgaaaaaaaaataaaccttAAAGGGTGAGGAAGTAGTGATTCATAAGAGCCAAGTCTCATACGATACATGCTATTCAGGGTGCATTCAGACTCAGATCGATACATACATGCGGCAAACCAAATCGAATCAGGAGGCGTATCGCACGATACAACCGATACTAACTAACATGTGTTAGAAATTATATTTAGTGAGCTTATCTTTGAGCGTCGAAGTCATCTTATCTTACTTACTAATTTAACATATTACAGCCTTTTAAATCCAAGTTTCACGTGTAAGTTAAATTGCACGTTCCTTTTAGCACCATGAGTAATTCCTCTggcatgaaaatatttaattataaatttcagGACACACATAACCAAGTTTCACGTGTAAGTTGAATTGCACGTTCCTTTTAGCACCATGAGTAATTCCTTTggcatgaaaatatttaattataattttcaggACACACATAACCAAGCTGGTATTGCACACAGTGGTGGTTTAGTGCCATTACTGAAGCTTCTTGACTCAAAAAATGGGTCTCTGCAACATAATGCTGCTTTTGCTCTTTATGGCCTTGCAGATAATGAGGTAAGCTAAACTGTAAGAATTCTATTGAAGATCTTCTACCATTATTTACTGAAAACCAAAgttaattaacttttttttgttgttgttttactTTGTCACATAGGATAATGTGTCCGATTTTATTAGGGTAGGTGGAATTCAGAGATTGCTGGATGGAGAGTTTATTGTTCAAGTAAGTTTAACTCTATCGTACCTTGGAAGTAGCTCTGGTTTCAGGATTTTTCTGCCTCTAGGCACTTTGTTTCCTATATCAATAGGAATTCAATGCTTCAGATGACTGCGAATTTTATCTTCATGAATTGGAAAAATTAGTCTTCTCGACACACTGATAGGAATTTTTTTGGATTGGAATTGGTTTCTATTTCAGGCAACTAAAGATTGTGTTGCAAAGACATTGAAAAGATTAGAAGAGAAAATTCATGGCCGTGTAAGCACAACTTCAGATTGATTTGTTTCTATATGCTTTATTACTGAAATTGACATGAAAATGACAAGGATGCTATAACTCTATCAATtttcagttccataagttctaTACAACAACAACTACCAAGCCTCATCTACCAAGTTGAGTTTTATATGATGATAAAATTTGTAATCTGTTGATTTCTCTTTGTAGGCACTGAACCATTTATTATATCTTATGCGAGTTTCGGAAAAGGCTTTTCAAAGACGAGTTGCTTTGGCACTTGCTCATCTTTGTTCTGCAAATGATCAgagaaaaatatttattgatcACCACGGTAGGCATCTTAGTCAAATCTTTTGCGTAAATGTGATGTATCTTATTTCTAGCTTATAATATCGGTTTTGTGGGTGCTTTATTGCTTGTTCTATTCTATTCGAAGCTGAGCATCTACCCATGCAGGTTTGGAGTTACTTATTGGGCTTCTTGGCTCATCCAGCCCTAAGCCGAAACTTGATGGGGCTGTGGCTTTATGCAAGTTGGCCAACAAAGCTATGACTTTGT from Lotus japonicus ecotype B-129 chromosome 2, LjGifu_v1.2 includes:
- the LOC130741407 gene encoding ARM REPEAT PROTEIN INTERACTING WITH ABF2-like, with amino-acid sequence MELEGRQDQCLPEAEREKKGQKRKLEHRQIYVSPTLFSDVLDHVSILHSTFSSNDSDRAAAKRATHALADLAKNEEVVNVIVEGGAVPALVKHLQPPPLPENDRIIMPFQHEVEKGSAFALGLLAVKPEHQQLIVDNGALKHLVDLLERHNDGLTSRAIASLIRRAADAITNLAHENSSVKTRVRMEGGIPPLVHLLEFADIKVQRAAAGALRTLAFKNDENKNQIVECNALPTLILMLRSEDAAIHYEAVGVIGNLVHSSPNIKKEVLLAGALQPVIGLLSSCCSESQREAALLLGQFAATDSDCKIHIVQRGAVRPLIEMLQSPDVQLREMSAFALGRLAQDTHNQAGIAHSGGLVPLLKLLDSKNGSLQHNAAFALYGLADNEDNVSDFIRVGGIQRLLDGEFIVQATKDCVAKTLKRLEEKIHGRALNHLLYLMRVSEKAFQRRVALALAHLCSANDQRKIFIDHHGLELLIGLLGSSSPKPKLDGAVALCKLANKAMTLSPIDAAPPSPTPQVYLGEQYVNNATLSDVTFLVEGKRFYAHRICLLASSDAFHAMFDGGYREKDARDIEIPNIRWEVFELMMRFIYTGSVDVTLDIAQDLLRAADQYLLEGLKRLCEYTIGQDISLENVSSMYELSEAFHAISLRKTCILYILEHFDKLSARPGHSHLIQLIIPEIRNYFVKALTKANPNIQAQDQPFYY